Proteins co-encoded in one Centroberyx gerrardi isolate f3 chromosome 18, fCenGer3.hap1.cur.20231027, whole genome shotgun sequence genomic window:
- the gnpat2 gene encoding dihydroxyacetone phosphate acyltransferase isoform X1 yields MTNTYRESGAAGVEDEEEFVDILEERRRSSDLGHALRTFNPHPYRGAPPCSTADLNKAVLESQYLRYVAKEIAMETGSSVEAVKQEACGILEEMSHNLQLGFIRLLGFTLTKVIKRLFTSIQVNMEGLNRLQQAIQEYPVILMPNHRSYADFLVISYLLFTYDLPIPVIAAGVPLAGMKIIGEIFRRSGAFFIRRAIGSDKLYWAVLSEYVKTIVRRGFAPVEFYVEGLRSRTLKSLTPKLGMMHMVLEPFFKGEVYDITLVPISISYDRVLEESLLAQELLGVPKPKESTMGLLKASRVLQEDYGTMHVNFGHPLSVRQLSQGKINRCHYNLIPRDLPQKPAAEAQACVSWLAHLVVRVQEGGSVLSPWSLMACLLLQIPTTSLIEDGLAWDQLTQKTLWLRKLALGFGAHLNWPGQVPESDVMSSSMALHRSVVRRKAGRVHLVLEEGPAGKQPVSAEEGVVRRAVALLMVASYRNQALHVFVRPAMLAIAIHTTKSTQRDELFTFFCFLQDIFSNEFIFVPGRSNQDFEESCSLLQKCGAIQISQQEVTESEAGPQILSFLLELLQPFIDSYQVVFRCLCEEEVHVFSEKQVLPAIRSLATRLILSGELHSYEALSSDTQKNVLSALLRLEAVTKLRVAEQNEYRVNKAAVRRIGDILSGKIPPQMLMPAPDARL; encoded by the exons ATGACGAATACG taCAGGGAATCAGGCGCAGCAGGCgtggaagatgaggaggagttTGTGGACAttttggaggagaggaggcgcaGTAGTGATCTTGGCCACGCCCTCAGGACCTTTAACCCCCACCCCTACAGAGGAGCCCCGCCCTGCTCCACCGCTGACCTCAACAAAGCTGTGCTGGAGTCCCAGTACCTGCGCTATGTGGCCAAGGag ATTGCCATGGAAACGGGGTCATCGGTGGAGGCGGTGAAGCAGGAGGCTTGTGGGATACTGGAGGAAATGTCTCACAACCTGCAGCTGGGCTTCATCAGGCTGCTGGGCTTCACCCTCACCAAGGTGATCAAGAGACTCTTCACCAGCATCCAGGTCAACATGGAGGGACTCAACAGG CTCCAACAAGCCATTCAGGAGTATCCTGTGATCCTGATGCCCAATCACAGGAGCTATGCGGACTTCCTGGTGATCTCCTACCTCCTGTTCACCTACGACCTCCCAATACCTGTTATTGCTGCTGGAGTTC CTCTTGCGGGGATGAAGATAATAGGGGAGATATTCCGTCGCTCTGGAGCTTTCTTTATCCGACGTGCCATCGGCTCTGACAAGTTGTACTGGGCTGTGCTGTCAGAATATGTCAAAACCATCGTCCGG AGAGGATTTGCTCCTGTGGAGTTCTATGTGGAGGGCCTGCGGAGTCGCACACTGAAGTCTCTGACGCCCAAATTAG GTATGATGCACATGGTGCTGGAGCCCTTCTTTAAAGGTGAGGTGTATGACATCACACTGGTGCCCATCAGCATCAGCTACGACCGAGTGCTGGAAGAGTCACTGCTTGCCCAGGAGTTACTGGGCGTACCCAAGCCCAAAGAAAGCACCATG ggtcTGCTGAAGGCGAGCAGAGTGCTGCAGGAGGACTACGGCACCATGCATGTGAACTTTGGCCACCCcctgtcagtcagacagttgTCTCAGGGCAAGATCAACCGCTGCCACTATAACCTCATACCCAG AGACCTTCCCCAGAAGCCCGCTGCAGAGGCCCAGGCCTGTGTGAGTTGGCTGGCCCATCTAGTGGTACGTGTCCAGGAGGGGGGCTCTGTCCTCAGCCCCTGGTCCCTCATGGCCTGCCTGTTGCTTCAGATTCCCACCACCAGCCTCATAGAGGACGGCCTGGCATGGGACCAACTCACACAAAAAACCCTCTGGCTCAGGAAGCTGGCGCTGGGCTTTGGGGCTCACCTCAACTGGCCTG GTCAAGTCCCTGAGTCAGATGTGATGTCATCCAGCATGGCCCTGCATCGCTCCGTAGTTCGCCGTAAAGCGGGGCGTGTCCACCTGGTTCTGGAGGAGGGGCCTGCGGGGAAACAGCCAGTCAGCGCAGAGGAGGGTGTGGTCAGGAGAGCGGTGGCGCTGCTCATGGTGGCTTCCTATAGGAATCAGGCGCTGCACGTTTTTGTCCGTCCAGCCATGCTCGCCATAGCCATACACACCACCAAGAGCACACAGAGAG ATGAGCTCTTCACATTCTTCTGCTTCCTGCAGGACATCTTCTCTAATGAATTCATCTTCGTCCCTGGCAGGTCCAATCAG GACTTTGAGGAGTCGTGCTCCCTGCTGCAGAAATGTGGAGCGATCCAGATCAGCCAACAGGAGGTGACAGAGTCAGAGGCGGGACCGCAGATCCTGTCCTTCCTGCTGGAGCTACTACAACCCTTCATAGACTCTTATCAG GTGGTGTTCAGGTGCCTGTGTGAGGAGGAGGTTCACGTGTTCTCAGAGAAACAGGTCTTACCTGCCATACGAAGCCTGGCTACCAGGCTCATCCTCTCAG GTGAGCTTCACTCCTACGAAGCCCTTTCATCCGACACACAAAAAAACGTTTTGTCGGCACTGCTAAGACTGGAGGCTGTGACAAAGTTGAGGGT GGCTGAGCAGAATGAGTACAGAGTGAACAAAGCAGCCGTCAGGAGAATCGGAGACATTCTCT CTGGTAAAATCCCACCCCAGATGCTCATGCCTGCACCTGACGCAAGACTTTAG
- the LOC139927024 gene encoding uncharacterized protein LOC139927024 isoform X1, producing MDWWTSLAASIALLWLLCFIDGKRQWLAEIWKLSPSKEPCGSGLPPYCGNAVLELRLVFHALTKAACHLYLALLPLRRAASHFTDCARHLVSHAQQTPSPHGYLHQGQPLAKKGTLHLLEGMCVVCETVPNLMGAALSVGAAFCHMMQGGFYVLAATLRTIQINLFSQMNGEKERWDKERHRAKENEKKLNSKVVEYVSVFCQDPVTALRIKVDVPPVYR from the exons ATGGATTGGTGGACTTCGTTGGCAGCGAGTATTGCCTTACTCTGGCTTCTCTGTTTTATAGACGGTAAGAGACAATGGTTAGCAGAGATTTGGAAGCTTTCACCATCAAAGGAACCGTGTGGCAGTGGTCTTCCACCTTACTGCG GCAACGCCGTGCTTGAGCTGCGGCTGGTCTTCCATGCTCTCACCAAAGCTGCTTGTCACCTGTACCTGGCTCTGCTCCCGCTGCGCCGCGCCGCCAGCCACTTCACCGACTGTGCGCGACACCTCGTCAGCCATGCCCAGCAAACCCCTTCTCCCCACGGCTACCTTCACCAAGGCCAGCCCCTGGCCAAGAAAGGCACGCTGCACCTCCTGGAGGGCATGTGCGTGGTGTGTGAAACGGTGCCCAACCTGATGGGCGCGGCGCTCAGTGTGGGCGCCGCCTTCTGCCACATGATGCAGGGAGGTTTTTATGTGCTGGCGGCCACGCTGCGCACCATCCAGATCAACCTGTTCTCCCAAATGAACGgcgagaaggagagatgggacAAAGAGCGGCACCGAGCCAAGGAGAACGAGAAAAAGCTGAATTCAAAAGTGGTGGAATACGTGTCGGTCTTTTGTCAAGACCCGGTCACCGCTCTCCGCATCAAGGTTGATGTGCCACCTGTGTATAGATAA
- the gnpat2 gene encoding dihydroxyacetone phosphate acyltransferase isoform X2, translating into METGSSVEAVKQEACGILEEMSHNLQLGFIRLLGFTLTKVIKRLFTSIQVNMEGLNRLQQAIQEYPVILMPNHRSYADFLVISYLLFTYDLPIPVIAAGVPLAGMKIIGEIFRRSGAFFIRRAIGSDKLYWAVLSEYVKTIVRRGFAPVEFYVEGLRSRTLKSLTPKLGMMHMVLEPFFKGEVYDITLVPISISYDRVLEESLLAQELLGVPKPKESTMGLLKASRVLQEDYGTMHVNFGHPLSVRQLSQGKINRCHYNLIPRDLPQKPAAEAQACVSWLAHLVVRVQEGGSVLSPWSLMACLLLQIPTTSLIEDGLAWDQLTQKTLWLRKLALGFGAHLNWPGQVPESDVMSSSMALHRSVVRRKAGRVHLVLEEGPAGKQPVSAEEGVVRRAVALLMVASYRNQALHVFVRPAMLAIAIHTTKSTQRDELFTFFCFLQDIFSNEFIFVPGRSNQDFEESCSLLQKCGAIQISQQEVTESEAGPQILSFLLELLQPFIDSYQVVFRCLCEEEVHVFSEKQVLPAIRSLATRLILSGELHSYEALSSDTQKNVLSALLRLEAVTKLRVAEQNEYRVNKAAVRRIGDILSGKIPPQMLMPAPDARL; encoded by the exons ATGGAAACGGGGTCATCGGTGGAGGCGGTGAAGCAGGAGGCTTGTGGGATACTGGAGGAAATGTCTCACAACCTGCAGCTGGGCTTCATCAGGCTGCTGGGCTTCACCCTCACCAAGGTGATCAAGAGACTCTTCACCAGCATCCAGGTCAACATGGAGGGACTCAACAGG CTCCAACAAGCCATTCAGGAGTATCCTGTGATCCTGATGCCCAATCACAGGAGCTATGCGGACTTCCTGGTGATCTCCTACCTCCTGTTCACCTACGACCTCCCAATACCTGTTATTGCTGCTGGAGTTC CTCTTGCGGGGATGAAGATAATAGGGGAGATATTCCGTCGCTCTGGAGCTTTCTTTATCCGACGTGCCATCGGCTCTGACAAGTTGTACTGGGCTGTGCTGTCAGAATATGTCAAAACCATCGTCCGG AGAGGATTTGCTCCTGTGGAGTTCTATGTGGAGGGCCTGCGGAGTCGCACACTGAAGTCTCTGACGCCCAAATTAG GTATGATGCACATGGTGCTGGAGCCCTTCTTTAAAGGTGAGGTGTATGACATCACACTGGTGCCCATCAGCATCAGCTACGACCGAGTGCTGGAAGAGTCACTGCTTGCCCAGGAGTTACTGGGCGTACCCAAGCCCAAAGAAAGCACCATG ggtcTGCTGAAGGCGAGCAGAGTGCTGCAGGAGGACTACGGCACCATGCATGTGAACTTTGGCCACCCcctgtcagtcagacagttgTCTCAGGGCAAGATCAACCGCTGCCACTATAACCTCATACCCAG AGACCTTCCCCAGAAGCCCGCTGCAGAGGCCCAGGCCTGTGTGAGTTGGCTGGCCCATCTAGTGGTACGTGTCCAGGAGGGGGGCTCTGTCCTCAGCCCCTGGTCCCTCATGGCCTGCCTGTTGCTTCAGATTCCCACCACCAGCCTCATAGAGGACGGCCTGGCATGGGACCAACTCACACAAAAAACCCTCTGGCTCAGGAAGCTGGCGCTGGGCTTTGGGGCTCACCTCAACTGGCCTG GTCAAGTCCCTGAGTCAGATGTGATGTCATCCAGCATGGCCCTGCATCGCTCCGTAGTTCGCCGTAAAGCGGGGCGTGTCCACCTGGTTCTGGAGGAGGGGCCTGCGGGGAAACAGCCAGTCAGCGCAGAGGAGGGTGTGGTCAGGAGAGCGGTGGCGCTGCTCATGGTGGCTTCCTATAGGAATCAGGCGCTGCACGTTTTTGTCCGTCCAGCCATGCTCGCCATAGCCATACACACCACCAAGAGCACACAGAGAG ATGAGCTCTTCACATTCTTCTGCTTCCTGCAGGACATCTTCTCTAATGAATTCATCTTCGTCCCTGGCAGGTCCAATCAG GACTTTGAGGAGTCGTGCTCCCTGCTGCAGAAATGTGGAGCGATCCAGATCAGCCAACAGGAGGTGACAGAGTCAGAGGCGGGACCGCAGATCCTGTCCTTCCTGCTGGAGCTACTACAACCCTTCATAGACTCTTATCAG GTGGTGTTCAGGTGCCTGTGTGAGGAGGAGGTTCACGTGTTCTCAGAGAAACAGGTCTTACCTGCCATACGAAGCCTGGCTACCAGGCTCATCCTCTCAG GTGAGCTTCACTCCTACGAAGCCCTTTCATCCGACACACAAAAAAACGTTTTGTCGGCACTGCTAAGACTGGAGGCTGTGACAAAGTTGAGGGT GGCTGAGCAGAATGAGTACAGAGTGAACAAAGCAGCCGTCAGGAGAATCGGAGACATTCTCT CTGGTAAAATCCCACCCCAGATGCTCATGCCTGCACCTGACGCAAGACTTTAG
- the fam228a gene encoding protein FAM228A, with translation MGNLKDGASRASESRRTPSQGGVKMRSSSGGVRAGNRAEAWASGPPQGPQLDWLSHTSLRRLQVEAENQQARAIIQPLLDTENDFLKELESFLSQRDAAELRKRELLHKRWTERVWTPLQKRVEERMSSCCYEEAKRRRSLYSHYIHHCNAKGFVFLESYDPQEYNPFLLNSQKPHYFKLNSSAIKGPLCLQSRERVKEKRTALSCETGRKHTRRQAEQLLQSDLPHLVPLSDSVTPQADLSLLASPHYPVSASSEPLVEVETELRKPNRLNTVPYHITASATPDGRCHQTSCWSFRR, from the exons ATGGGAAATCTGAAGGATGGTGCATCACGTGCgtcagagagcaggaggacCCCGTCTCAGGGAGGTGTGAAGATGAGGAGCAGCAGCGGGGGAGTCAGAGCTGGGAACAGGGCTGAGGCCTGGGCCTCTGGGCCGCCTCAGGGCCCCCAGCTGGACTGGCTCTCTCACACCTCCCTCAGACGGCTGCAG GTGGAGGCTGAAAATCAACAGGCGAGAGCGATTATCCAACCTCTACTGGACACCGAGAATGACTTTCTGAAG GAGTTGGAGAGTTTCCTGAGCCAGCGGGATGCAGCAGAGCTGAGGAAGAGGGAGCTGCTGCACAAGCGCTGGACGGAGCGCGTGTGGACGCCCCTCCagaagagggtggaggagcggatgTCGAGCTGCTGCTATGAGGAGGCCAAGAGGCGCCGGAGCTTGTACAGTCACTACATCCATCACTGCAATGCCAAG GGTTTTGTGTTTCTAGAAAGCTATGATCCACAGGAGTACAATCCTTTCCTCCTCAACAGCCAAAAACCACACTACTTCAAG CTCAATTCATCTGCCATAAAGGGCCCGCTGTGCCTTCAGTCACGCGAAAgggtaaaagaaaagagaacagcCCTTTCTTGTGAAACAG GACGCAAACACACAAGGAGACAAGCAGAGCAGCTACTTCAGAGTGATCTACCTCATCTGGTCCCTCTTAGTGACTCTGTGACCCCACAGGCTGACCTGTCCCTACTGGCTTCACCTCATTATCCAGTCTCTGCCTCCAGTGAGCCTCTAGTGGAGGTTGAGACTGAGCTAAGGAAGCCCAACAG GCTCAATACGGTACCATACCACATCACAGCAAGTGCCACACCAGATGGAAGATGCCATCAGACTAGCTGCTGGTCCTTCAGAAGATGA
- the LOC139927024 gene encoding uncharacterized protein LOC139927024 isoform X2: MDWWTSLAASIALLWLLCFIDGNAVLELRLVFHALTKAACHLYLALLPLRRAASHFTDCARHLVSHAQQTPSPHGYLHQGQPLAKKGTLHLLEGMCVVCETVPNLMGAALSVGAAFCHMMQGGFYVLAATLRTIQINLFSQMNGEKERWDKERHRAKENEKKLNSKVVEYVSVFCQDPVTALRIKVDVPPVYR; this comes from the exons ATGGATTGGTGGACTTCGTTGGCAGCGAGTATTGCCTTACTCTGGCTTCTCTGTTTTATAGACG GCAACGCCGTGCTTGAGCTGCGGCTGGTCTTCCATGCTCTCACCAAAGCTGCTTGTCACCTGTACCTGGCTCTGCTCCCGCTGCGCCGCGCCGCCAGCCACTTCACCGACTGTGCGCGACACCTCGTCAGCCATGCCCAGCAAACCCCTTCTCCCCACGGCTACCTTCACCAAGGCCAGCCCCTGGCCAAGAAAGGCACGCTGCACCTCCTGGAGGGCATGTGCGTGGTGTGTGAAACGGTGCCCAACCTGATGGGCGCGGCGCTCAGTGTGGGCGCCGCCTTCTGCCACATGATGCAGGGAGGTTTTTATGTGCTGGCGGCCACGCTGCGCACCATCCAGATCAACCTGTTCTCCCAAATGAACGgcgagaaggagagatgggacAAAGAGCGGCACCGAGCCAAGGAGAACGAGAAAAAGCTGAATTCAAAAGTGGTGGAATACGTGTCGGTCTTTTGTCAAGACCCGGTCACCGCTCTCCGCATCAAGGTTGATGTGCCACCTGTGTATAGATAA